In the genome of Puntigrus tetrazona isolate hp1 chromosome 8, ASM1883169v1, whole genome shotgun sequence, the window CTTTTGGGCTTCAAAATTTCAACCCCCATTCACTACTATAATAAagctttaattaatttgaatgtaactccaattgtattttttctgaaagaagGAAGTCATACAGTATATGCCAAGGATGGCTTGAGGatgatgttcatttttgggtgaactctttaTTTGTACTGAAAGCCTGACATATGCAATGAGTAAGGTAAGATGAGATTTAAATGCTTGGTATATCTCATTGTAATGTACTTACTGTTAAACAGACACTAACCTTCAGAACTTTAGGGATATCTTTTGGATCGCGTGAGCTAGCATAGACTCTGTATATTTTCTGTGCATCAACATGTTGACTAGTGATCAACTTTTCACACAGCTGATCAGCTGCACTGTTAGATGGAGCACAAGCTAGGATGCAGGCACCAGGTATATTCTTCTCCACCTGCCAGATGTTGAGAAACAgtgaaagaaacaaatacagttaTTCATCTAAATGGCCAAATCTTTCAAACAGGCAAgcataatacaatacaattcaaCAAGCtcacattttattgaataaGTGGTTGAGTCTGTGTTTACTGTGCTGTCTGTGATAACTTGTTTTACCTGTTTGATGGCCTCCACTATCGTGACTGTTTTACCAGTTCCAGGAGGTCCAAACACCAAGTACGGCGCCGGCTTGGACGTACCGGCCACAATGTGACACACTGCACTGTACTGTTCAGGGTTCCTCTGAAGCTGCTGATCAAAGAGTCTAGAGACACACGCATTGTGCTTAAAAACTCATAATGTTTCTTACtgaaattttaaacatattaatagGGGTCTTCCGGACCTCAGTGCAGGTGGATGCACAGGGTTCAAGCTCCTTGAGCCCACAGGGAACAGCACATCTCTGAGCTTGTGCTGGACCGCCATGTGCACTGCTCTGTGTTGCAGTCTTACTGGGAGACGATTCACTGTGAACTCCACGCGAAATTTCATCTTATCTACATAAACATGCTCAAGGAACCTTAACAAACACCAAAAACAGGTCAGATCAGACGCGTGTTAATGTGCCACacgcatttttttaaaagttctcaTACCTTCGAGAGAAGCCCAGTTTTACACGATCCAGTTCAACTTTGTGGACGTAGCCTTTGTATTTGGTCACAGTTGAGAAATTAACCTCCTCACTCTTAGTGAGAAGTAGGTGATCTCCTCTCAGGACTGATGGTCTGTTCTCTGATACACCAGGGAGCTTTAATCCAAGAAATTCACATTCAGACCCCAAAACCTTATGATATCCTATGCACATTGTTTTAAGCTGTTGTTTCAAGatgtgaaaaacatttccacTCACGTTTAAGACCATTAGTCTCTTGTCATAGTCTTTGAGTAAGGTGACTTGATCTTTGTTGTATCTCTTGATGTCCACATGCATCTGACACTCCTCCAGATAGAGTAGTAAATCAAAACGTTCTGCATAATTATGGAAGCCTAGTGGACTCTCCAGTAATGACCTAGAAACCATCAAACACATCAAAGGACACATCCGTTATTTCTCGTATCATTTAGATATGAGTTAGGAACATCCATaactacaaattacatttaaaaatagtaacatGCAGAGATGCAATCGTAAGAATTATGCAAACACAGGGGGatgtaaaaatcataaatattttttaaacatataaagtCTTCAAATAACCAAAAGCACAATTAGttcaacccaaaatgaaaattatgtcattagtTACTAATACTCATGCCGTTCCAAACTCTTAAGACCTTtattcatcttctgaacacaaactAAACCCAGGCCCCTTTAAGTGGACCAAGTGACCAAGTGTGTTCACACTGTGGCTGTTCCTGAAAGAGGTCTCAGAACCTTTTTTGGTCCACTTAAGCAGGAATGGTGTCTCAGACCTCTTTGTGTTACTATTTTATGGCCTCCAAAAcctgaatgttttaattttttgcaattttcataaaaaaaagttttgtacacctttataatatttattttaagctcaAATAGCTTTATAATAAAGCTTTATAAGcctgtttttataaaaaccGATGCCATATAAGTGGGGTGGGGCAATGTCTATGGCAATataatacactgtaaaatgatTGTAAAAGCATGATTTACAGTTCAGATACAGGTttacacacaataaaataaaatacaatttcagtcttctttttttttaagtatccattattaatttatcatgCCTGGTTTAATATGAGTTATTTTAAACCAGACGCgctgttaaaaatgcaaatttatttggaatgcataatgatttttaaaagattttaaaataagaagtgCTTGTAtgatatttataacattattttaatcagCTCATTAAGCTATATGGCAATTTTCCTCCTCACTGTAAATTTTATGGACatgctgatataaaaatatattgcacaaagaaaataaaggaaTATAATAAACTGCTCATGAATGCTTCTACTGATTCTCATATTAGGCTGCTGTAGGCTACTACACTTCATAGATCGGTCGAAACACACTTTCttagaaatgtacatttgattgagaaaaaaattatttgtttctgtgaacCGTAGGTGATTTTGACAATTTAAACACTAAAGAGAGTGTAGCTGGTATGCAAGTTCGTATAGGTATCAAAGTCAGCCACGACTCTCTTGCACAGTTTGGAAGcggttgaaataaaaataaactgcatgtTGTGAGCCAATAATTTGTAGAGATCTACCAGAAGCAGCAGTCATGATGAACAGCtgatttcaaaacacaaaatagtTCTTTCTAAATTGTAATAAGATTTCACTTAAAGGACACTAACTGAAGTTCCCGAAACTTTCCCCTGAGGATCCGGGAAGAACAGTCCACTTTCAGGAGCTTGGCTAGTTCAGGGATGTCAGGAGGAGGAGTGTATTGCCCCAGCGGCAGAACATTTTGTAGAAAGTTTTGAACATAACTAAAAGACACATAGATATACAGCATAAATAGAGtgaaaataatttgtattgtaactataatttcttattaaaaaaaaatctctcaccCCTCAGGTGGATAGCCCTCATCCACTTTACAATTTTCGGGTTCAAAGACGTTGAGTTTCAGAGGCTTGTATGGTTCTGTGGGACCCAGTAAGGCTGCAAGCTTAGTCCTGTACTCCACTTCAATGAAGCGCACAATGTGGAAGGGACGGGAGGTGGGCTGGATGTTCTTCTTGAATTCAAATGCTAGAGTAGCTGAATAAACTCCAACATGCCTGGATTTGAATCTCACAGTCACTTCATACTTCTCAcctatttgaaaaacaaatgagtttacctttatttttactatCGTCAATGTAATTTACAATTAGCAtacatggaatgttttttttttatgaatggtTAGGGTATTGATTCTTTTCTGGAAGAGCAGAATGCACCCCGCAAGGGTAACAACAGAACCAACACCAATGATAAATGTAGCAGGTACCATTAATGTTGTACATGATTATTTACAATATGATTCAGTGGATCAGCAGAGTGGCGGCTGATGCCAGCTTGACTAACATGACCTGCCAGAACTATTGCAACGCTCCATTTCCGATTGATCGCACCagaatatatacaattataacCTGCAAACAACAAAGTACAACCGAATAACTCACATGGCTCCAGAAGGAGTGGATTGTTACGTGTGACTCTTCTGCTGTCTTCCAGAGTGAAATACTGCAGCCAGTGAAGAGCAGTGTAGTACGTGAAATACACAGCATCCTGACCGGTGTTCTCCACAAACAGCTTCACCTCATAAACGTCTGCCCTATCCACACTGATCTGAATCTTTCCACTTTCCATATAGAGCTCAGAGGACACCTGCACCCCATACTTATCAGCTACAAAAAAGGACCTGGGAAAGAGAAGAGCAGCTACAGTACATGTATTTGTGAAGTCATTGTATAAATAAGCAATTGTGAAAGTCAACTGCAGTATTTACAATTCAAGAGTTGGCCTACTGCGGATAATAAGAGAATTACTAAATAATGTTTGTACATCTGTTATATCCAGTCACTGTCTTGGTTCCCACCTGTCTGTAGTGTTCAGTCGCTGTAGGATGTCTTTCGCCAgtcttcttcttcctctgaCTCCATCATCTGGCCCTGGAACactggtagctgacaatgagcTAGCATTACTTGGAGCGGGAGTAGCTTGGTTTCTCTGTCTCGGACATGGTCTAAACCACTGGTCGTGCAGCCTCACTCTGACCTGGATGTGCCATTTGGATGCATCACATATATTAGGATCTTAACCCTCTTAAGAcaataaatgaatgcacaactgttacataataaaatttaaattaagttaaataaaagttgaaatcattcttaattttttggtcaaattaaattgaccaaatatattaatatattaaaaaatacctaTATATTACCTGTTATTACTGTTTCTTGCATTGGTATTTGCACATGTATAAATCTGTACACAACAACATTaacagtaattataataatgatatatatatatatatatatatatatatatatatatatatatatatatatatatatatatatatatataaaaaagcaaatatatacTCTATTTGTGAAATCAGACCTTAATAAGCTCTTGTGTGACAACCAACCCTGATCTCCTCTGTTGAAGGACACAACACTGATCtagatatacatttttaattatcataattattattatcattattataattaccgTTAATGTTGTTGCGTACAGATTTATACATGTGCAAATACCAATGCAAGAAACAGTAATAACAGGTAACCTAAACAAGTAACCAAAAATAATGGTAACATGaaactttatgtatttttattgcctGTAATAATACATCTGTAAAAGCATGTTAGTCCTGGCCAAAAGTATCATATGACCCACATTTTAGCCTTAAAAATGTCCCGCTGAAAATAATATTCATGTGACTCCgaaataatgacataaaatgtGCACATATCATCAAGCTACAGGTAAGTACGTAGTGAGAAGTAAATAAGATGTCTTACATTGGCGTTAAAGTAAACATGTCTTCCTGTTCTAGAAAGACGTGCTTTGTTCCATTTCCTTAATGCATAGATGAGTCTGGAGAAGTTTGGATCTTTCACACCACCGTCCCTGTGAATGCAAGTGTTCAGAAGACGACGCACTTCTTCATTTGacttaaataaaagtaatacagACGTTCACTGGTGCGCATTGATATCGTTTTACCTATCTCGAAACTCTTCGTTGTAGATGTCGCAGAGTGCGTTTCTGTCGGTAATGGATCTCCTGTTAGTTTCCTCTAGCATTTCAATGAAGTCCAGTCCAATTCCGCGCACAGCGGATATAGAGAGATAATTATTCCTGTTTCTTCTGTTCATACTGTTTGATACTTGAAGCCAGTTACTAGAAACAAAACGAACGGTTTATGACTCTCATATAAACCAGGCGCAGCTGTTTCTACGAAAGACGAAACGAAACGAAACGAAACTTAAGTGGGTTTAGATCTGCAGCATCTTTTCACGACATACCCATCCCTCCTAttatgtgtaagaaaaaaaaagttatgaagTGTATAAAATGCGCTAGTGTTTCTAAAACTGAAGTTTCAGAGTTATTAGAATAAACGCCACGAGTTACGCCTCTACCGATCAGAGAGCAGAAGAAGGGACTGAAATAGGAAGTTCATCATAACCAAGTTGGAATAAATCCTTACCAAGAAAATAAGGCGTAATACAGTTTAATGGTCAATAACAACCCATACGTGTCATGTAcaaattttacattaatgtgTGATTCAACATCCTCCATTTTACAATACTTCCATT includes:
- the mov10b.2 gene encoding LOW QUALITY PROTEIN: putative helicase mov-10-B.2 (The sequence of the model RefSeq protein was modified relative to this genomic sequence to represent the inferred CDS: inserted 1 base in 1 codon) encodes the protein MNRRNRNNYLSISAVRGIGLDFIEMLEETNRRSITDRNALCDIYNEEFRDRDGGVKDPNFSRLIYALRKWNKARLSRTGRHVYFNANVRVRLHDQWFRPCPRQRNQATPAPSNASSLSATSVPGPDDGVRGRRRLAKDILQRLNTTDRSFFVADKYGVQVSSELYMESGKIQISVDRADVYEVKLFVENTGQDAVYFTYYTALHWLQYFTLEDSRRVTRNNPLLLEPCEKYEVTVRFKSRHVGVYSATLAFEFKKNIQPTSRPFHIVRFIEVEYRTKLAALLGPTEPYKPLKLNVFEPENCKVDEGYPPEGYVQNFLQNVLPLGQYTPPPDIPELAKLLKVDCSSRILRGKFRELQSLLESPLGFHNYAERFDLLLYLEECQMHVDIKRYNKDQVTLLKDYDKRLMVLNLPGVSENRPSVLRGDHLLLTKSEEVNFSTVTKYKGYVHKVELDRVKLGFSRRFLEHVYVDKMKFRVEFTVNRLPVRLQHRAVHMAVQHKLRDVLFPVGSRSLNPVHPPALRLFDQQLQRNPEQYSAVCHIVAGTSKPAPYLVFGPPGTGKTVTIVEAIKQVEKNIPGACILACAPSNSAADQLCEKLITSQHVDAQKIYRVYASSRDPKDIPKVLKNISNLEEEIIVFPCKEDLMSYKILVCTLVTAGRLVTGGFPVDHFSHIFVDEAGHAVESETIISVAGLLNAETGQLVLAGDPKQLGPILRSPLAINHGLDVSLLERLMTQNDLYKKDGMEFDKRYVTKLLLNYRSHPSILKVPNELFYDGELVACADEIYSNQYSTWEHLPKRGFPVVFHGVPGKDERESNSPSFFNIFEIEIIVDYLKKLLLTQAKRGLSRIXPRDIGIIAPYRKQVEKIRRAIRSDEDLEKHMCIEELKVGSVEEFQGQERKVILVSAVRSSKEYMDLDETFNIGFLKNEKRFNVAVTRAKALFIMVGNPTILRTDESWGRFIDFCYEQGGYAGISFTSVEGIEEVEKRLLALNIQDKSEETDESAVQQYVNPEWRQDY